One window from the genome of Streptomyces sp. NBC_01476 encodes:
- a CDS encoding helix-turn-helix domain-containing protein, whose protein sequence is MDGTNALGEFLRARRELVRPEDVGIRSAGLRRVPGLRREEVAILAGISPDYYLRLEQGRDRNPSVQVLDALAAVLRLDADTSAYLIELARERSSRRPGPAPRKRTAARAERVPVSIRQLMDGWPANPAYVQNKFSDVLAVNALAAALSPNYAPGVNLLRAAFLDPADRELRRDWEEATQEGVASLRAHVGPDVDDPRLVELVGELSVRSDRFRQLWSRHDVRPKTGRVSRLTHPQVGDIDLLSDKLAIGGTDGLLLVVFHAEPGSRNAELLAILGSLNAQGAEGSPGTSAATATTPATPATPATPVGEDAERRAADEQ, encoded by the coding sequence ATGGACGGCACGAACGCGCTCGGCGAGTTCCTGCGGGCCCGGCGGGAACTCGTCAGGCCCGAGGACGTCGGTATCCGCAGCGCCGGCCTGCGCCGGGTGCCTGGCCTGCGCCGCGAGGAGGTCGCGATACTGGCCGGCATCAGCCCCGACTACTACCTGCGGCTGGAGCAGGGCCGGGACCGCAACCCCTCGGTCCAGGTCCTGGACGCGCTCGCCGCGGTGCTCCGGCTGGACGCCGACACGAGCGCGTATCTGATCGAACTGGCCCGCGAGCGCTCCTCGCGCCGGCCGGGCCCCGCACCCCGGAAGCGGACGGCGGCGCGCGCGGAACGGGTGCCGGTGAGTATTCGGCAGCTCATGGACGGATGGCCGGCGAATCCCGCGTATGTGCAGAACAAATTCTCCGACGTACTCGCGGTCAACGCATTGGCGGCGGCGCTGTCACCGAACTACGCCCCCGGGGTGAATCTGCTGCGGGCCGCATTTCTCGATCCGGCGGACCGGGAATTGCGCCGCGACTGGGAGGAGGCGACACAGGAGGGCGTGGCGTCCCTGCGCGCGCATGTCGGGCCCGATGTCGACGACCCCCGGCTGGTGGAACTCGTCGGTGAGCTGTCGGTCCGCAGCGACCGCTTCCGGCAGCTGTGGAGCCGCCATGACGTACGGCCGAAGACCGGCCGGGTGAGCCGGCTGACGCACCCGCAGGTCGGCGACATCGACCTGCTGTCCGACAAGCTCGCCATCGGCGGCACGGACGGCCTCCTGCTGGTCGTCTTCCACGCCGAGCCCGGCAGCCGGAACGCGGAGCTGCTGGCGATCCTGGGGAGCCTCAACGCGCAGGGCGCCGAGGGGAGCCCGGGAACCAGTGCGGCCACCGCGACCACTCCGGCCACCCCGGCCACTCCGGCCACTCCGGTTGGGGAAGACGCCGAGCGGCGGGCCGCCGACGAGCAGTGA